In Chloroflexota bacterium, a genomic segment contains:
- a CDS encoding response regulator transcription factor yields MADIRILLVDDHTILRDGLRSLLERESGLKVIGEVGDGRAAVEIAEKLIPDIIVMDVAMPLLNGIEATTKIKQSHPHIKIIILSMYDYENYIRQALAAGAAGYILKDACATELIDAIHAVKKGESVLSPAITRLVIEDYLRWGEIQPVENNNNLTTREREVLQLIAEGYTNKEISEILVIAAKTVQSHRTNLMDKLDLHSKGDLIKYAIRKKIIEL; encoded by the coding sequence ATGGCTGATATTCGTATTCTATTGGTGGATGACCACACAATTCTTCGTGATGGATTGCGTTCCCTGCTGGAACGCGAATCTGGCCTGAAGGTGATCGGCGAAGTCGGTGATGGACGCGCCGCCGTAGAGATTGCCGAAAAACTCATCCCCGACATTATCGTCATGGATGTAGCCATGCCCTTGCTCAACGGCATTGAAGCCACTACCAAGATCAAGCAATCCCATCCCCATATCAAAATTATCATCCTCTCCATGTACGACTACGAAAACTATATCCGCCAGGCATTGGCTGCGGGGGCTGCAGGCTATATTCTCAAAGATGCCTGCGCCACTGAACTTATTGATGCCATCCACGCGGTCAAAAAAGGCGAATCCGTGCTCTCCCCAGCAATCACTCGCTTGGTGATTGAAGACTATTTGCGCTGGGGTGAAATCCAGCCTGTCGAGAATAATAACAACCTGACCACCCGCGAGCGCGAAGTTCTCCAATTGATTGCCGAAGGGTACACAAATAAAGAAATCAGCGAAATACTGGTCATTGCAGCAAAAACTGTTCAGTCCCATCGTACTAACCTGATGGACAAACTTGATTTGCACAGTAAGGGAGATCTCATCAAATACGCGATCCGAAAAAAAATTATTGAGCTATAA
- a CDS encoding hydrogenase maturation protease: MEKIIVIGLGNPILTDDGVGVKVAYEVEKALGANIPINLTITEASVGGLRLMELLVGYDRVILIDALLTNNGHEPGTIHHMTLDDLRHISPTQHSASAHDTSLVTALEAGIEIGLHLPTEFSIYAVNVTNILDFSEESTPAVADAIPKVVAMVLEELQQLPQPT, encoded by the coding sequence ATGGAAAAAATCATTGTTATCGGTCTGGGCAACCCCATCCTGACGGATGATGGGGTTGGCGTCAAAGTTGCTTACGAGGTTGAAAAAGCGCTGGGCGCCAACATTCCAATAAATTTAACCATCACCGAGGCCAGCGTTGGCGGCTTGCGGTTGATGGAGCTTCTGGTAGGTTACGATCGTGTAATTCTGATCGATGCGCTGCTAACCAATAACGGGCACGAGCCAGGCACAATCCATCATATGACGTTGGATGATTTGCGGCATATCAGCCCCACTCAGCACAGCGCCTCGGCGCATGACACATCTCTGGTAACAGCGCTTGAGGCCGGTATCGAAATTGGGCTTCACCTCCCCACCGAATTTTCGATCTACGCGGTGAACGTAACAAATATTCTGGATTTTAGCGAGGAGTCCACCCCCGCGGTAGCCGACGCTATCCCCAAAGTTGTTGCCATGGTACTCGAAGAATTACAGCAGCTACCACAGCCAACATAA
- a CDS encoding Ni/Fe hydrogenase subunit alpha has protein sequence MKRITIDPITRLEGHGKIEIFLDEEGNVANAYLQIPELRGFEQFSVGRPAEEMPRITNRICGVCPEAHHMAGTKALDALFHVEPPSVTKKIREMFYEAFYCTDHAVHFYALGGPDFVLGPNSDPAKRNILGVIHAVGVDIGKQVIQHRKRNHEVIQWLGGRGIHPVAGLPGGWSVAVTEEVRKDIEQIARDNIAFGEFSLKLFDDVVLANKAYVDLIVSDTFTHQTYSMGMVDENNHTNFYDGKIRVVDPEGGEFAKYDAKDYADHITERVEPWSYLKFPYLKNVGWNGFTDGMDSGVYTCTPLSRLNAADGLATPKAQEHYERMYETLGAEKVDGKYKPVHHRLATHWARLIEMLYAAERMLELATDPEITDPNVRAKVTETPTEGVGCVEAPRGTLTHHYKTDENGILTKVNLIVGTTNNNAPIAMSIKKAAQGLITKGTEVTEGLLNTVEMAFRNYDPCMSCATHSLPGQMPLEVVIRDAEGHELSRGSQYVD, from the coding sequence ATGAAAAGAATTACAATTGATCCCATCACCCGGCTGGAAGGCCACGGCAAAATTGAAATCTTCCTCGATGAGGAAGGGAACGTCGCCAATGCCTATCTCCAGATCCCCGAGTTGCGCGGCTTCGAGCAGTTCTCCGTCGGACGCCCCGCAGAAGAGATGCCCCGCATCACCAACCGCATTTGCGGCGTATGCCCTGAAGCCCATCATATGGCGGGTACTAAAGCCCTGGATGCCCTCTTCCATGTGGAACCTCCCTCGGTAACCAAGAAGATTCGCGAGATGTTCTACGAGGCCTTCTACTGCACCGACCACGCCGTCCACTTCTACGCCCTCGGTGGCCCCGACTTTGTCCTCGGCCCAAATTCCGATCCAGCCAAGCGCAATATCTTGGGTGTGATCCACGCCGTGGGCGTCGATATCGGCAAGCAGGTGATTCAGCACCGCAAGCGCAACCACGAAGTTATCCAGTGGTTAGGCGGTCGCGGCATTCACCCCGTCGCCGGTTTACCCGGCGGCTGGAGCGTAGCTGTCACTGAAGAAGTTCGCAAAGATATTGAACAAATCGCTCGCGATAATATCGCCTTTGGCGAGTTCAGCCTGAAGCTCTTCGATGACGTCGTGCTGGCCAACAAAGCCTATGTTGACCTGATTGTCTCCGACACCTTCACCCATCAGACTTACTCGATGGGCATGGTCGATGAGAATAACCACACCAATTTCTACGATGGCAAGATTCGAGTCGTGGACCCTGAAGGTGGCGAATTTGCCAAGTACGATGCAAAAGATTATGCCGATCACATTACGGAACGCGTAGAACCCTGGTCTTACCTCAAGTTCCCCTACCTGAAAAATGTGGGCTGGAATGGCTTCACCGATGGCATGGACAGCGGCGTGTACACCTGTACCCCACTCTCTCGTCTAAATGCCGCCGATGGTTTAGCCACCCCCAAAGCCCAAGAGCATTACGAGCGCATGTATGAAACCTTGGGCGCCGAAAAAGTTGACGGAAAATACAAACCCGTTCATCATCGTTTGGCGACCCACTGGGCGCGCTTAATCGAAATGCTCTACGCGGCCGAGCGGATGCTCGAGCTAGCCACCGACCCCGAGATCACCGACCCCAACGTGCGTGCCAAAGTCACCGAAACACCTACCGAAGGTGTGGGTTGTGTAGAAGCCCCGCGCGGCACTCTCACCCATCATTACAAGACAGATGAAAACGGGATCCTGACCAAAGTCAACCTGATCGTCGGCACCACCAACAACAACGCCCCCATCGCCATGTCGATCAAGAAAGCAGCCCAGGGCCTGATCACTAAAGGGACTGAAGTTACCGAAGGTTTGCTCAACACTGTTGAGATGGCTTTCCGCAACTACGACCCTTGCATGTCCTGTGCAACCCACTCCCTGCCAGGCCAGATGCCTCTCGAAGTCGTCATCCGTGACGCCGAGGGCCATGAACTCAGCCGGGGCAGTCAATACGTGGATTAG
- a CDS encoding oxidoreductase translates to MSEKPKLAMYWAASCGGCEISVLNIHEHILTVDSVFDIAFFPCIADFKVHHVESYPDGYIDVCLWNGAIRNSESEHMAHLLRQKSKVLVAYGSCAYEGCIPALSNLTSKEATFNTVYGENHSLDNPNQVVPLTSVDVAEGTLTLPEFYHTVRSLDQVVDVDYYLPGCPPEPPQIWAVLQVVVAGLLEGAPLPPKGSIVGVTNTAVCEECDRVKSEKAIERFYRPYEITPDPEICLLDQGLVCMGLATRGGCGALCPQVNMGCRGCYGPMPGVEDQGAKMLSAIASVIGAGEPGMEDAELEEKIGAVVDTIVDPAGTFYRFSMAHSLLRRAKVNGNGKG, encoded by the coding sequence ATGTCTGAAAAACCGAAACTAGCAATGTACTGGGCCGCCTCCTGCGGTGGTTGTGAAATCTCTGTTTTGAATATTCACGAACACATCCTGACGGTGGATTCGGTCTTTGATATCGCCTTCTTCCCCTGTATTGCCGATTTCAAAGTCCACCACGTCGAGAGCTATCCCGATGGCTACATTGATGTGTGTCTGTGGAATGGCGCCATCCGCAACTCCGAGAGTGAGCACATGGCCCATTTGCTGCGCCAGAAATCAAAGGTCTTAGTGGCCTATGGTTCCTGTGCCTACGAAGGCTGTATCCCCGCACTCTCCAACCTGACATCCAAAGAGGCTACCTTCAACACGGTTTATGGCGAAAATCACTCGCTGGATAACCCAAACCAGGTTGTTCCGCTGACATCGGTAGATGTGGCTGAAGGAACCTTGACTCTGCCTGAGTTCTACCACACAGTAAGATCACTGGACCAGGTTGTGGATGTAGACTACTACCTTCCCGGATGTCCGCCAGAACCGCCTCAAATCTGGGCTGTTCTCCAGGTTGTGGTGGCCGGACTTTTAGAGGGCGCGCCGTTACCCCCAAAGGGATCCATAGTTGGGGTTACCAACACGGCCGTCTGCGAAGAATGCGATCGCGTGAAAAGCGAAAAAGCCATTGAGCGCTTCTATCGCCCCTACGAAATCACCCCCGATCCTGAAATTTGCCTACTCGATCAAGGCTTGGTCTGCATGGGTCTGGCAACCCGCGGCGGCTGTGGCGCGCTCTGCCCACAAGTCAATATGGGCTGTCGCGGCTGCTACGGGCCAATGCCAGGCGTAGAGGATCAGGGAGCTAAAATGCTCTCAGCAATTGCGTCCGTAATCGGTGCCGGTGAACCCGGCATGGAAGATGCGGAACTGGAAGAAAAAATCGGAGCGGTCGTCGATACCATCGTTGATCCTGCCGGCACATTCTACCGCTTCAGTATGGCCCACTCCCTACTTAGACGAGCCAAAGTTAATGGTAATGGGAAAGGATAA
- a CDS encoding hydrogenase iron-sulfur subunit: MSEQFEPVIVGFLCNWCSYRAADLAGTARIHYAPNMRPIRVMCSGRVDPQFVLKALRDGADGVLIAGCHPGECHYVSGNIKALRRFILLKAMLRQLGVEEDRVQLLWASASEGIFLAERVDKMTEQIRALGPLNWNESVLGGNGHHVAVPVPEEV; the protein is encoded by the coding sequence ATGAGTGAACAATTTGAACCCGTAATCGTTGGATTTCTGTGCAATTGGTGCTCCTACCGCGCGGCCGACCTGGCAGGTACAGCTCGAATTCACTACGCCCCCAATATGCGGCCTATCCGGGTTATGTGCAGCGGACGTGTAGACCCGCAATTCGTGCTCAAGGCGCTGCGCGATGGCGCCGACGGCGTTCTCATCGCTGGCTGCCATCCTGGAGAGTGCCACTATGTATCTGGCAATATCAAAGCCCTGCGCCGATTCATCTTGCTAAAAGCAATGCTACGTCAACTGGGCGTTGAGGAAGACCGCGTACAACTCTTGTGGGCCTCCGCCTCAGAGGGCATCTTCCTGGCTGAAAGAGTAGACAAGATGACCGAACAAATTCGCGCTCTTGGCCCATTGAACTGGAACGAATCCGTATTGGGTGGCAATGGTCACCACGTTGCCGTTCCAGTCCCTGAGGAGGTTTAA
- a CDS encoding CoB--CoM heterodisulfide reductase iron-sulfur subunit A family protein — MSEEKIGVYICHCGTNIAKVVDVEDVAEWAGNQPNVEVSREYKFMCSSLGQDLIEEDIKEKGLTRIVVSSCSPHMHEKTFRTACERGGLNPFLVEMANIREHNSWTTDDKVAATQKAKALTNAAIERVVHHQPLEQLPVEINPNTLVVGGGIAGITAALELANGGRHVYLVEREPSIGGHMAQLDKTFPTLDCSACILTPKMVDVGQHPNITLLTWSEVEKVDGFIGNFTVNIRKKARYVNEEHCTGCGICIEKCPFNVVDDIFEAGMGDRKVIYRPFPQAVPKYPVIDKENCVYFQKGKCKACEKFCPTEPNSIEFDQEDEILTVDVGNIILATGFQLFDSTNIPQYGYGRLQNVFTGIEFERMVNASGPTDGKIVLRDKKTAPKSVAIIHCVGSRDENYHKYCSKICCMYSLKFAHLVHERIPDAEVYNCYIDMRTPGKGYEEFYNRLLEEGTHFIRGKVAEVTNAARKPEEEGKLIVQVEDTLIGRQRRVPVDMVILSPAMEAQPDSKGISQLFKMGCDFDGFFTERHPKLDPVATMTDGILIAGACQGPKDVPDSVAQGAAAAARVAGLINLGTVMMEPVRASIHQEECSGCRICNNMCPYNAIVFHADRKVSEVITALCQGCGTCVAACPSGIISGAHFTNDQLFSQIEGILWDVRPEKELVSA; from the coding sequence ATGAGTGAAGAAAAAATTGGAGTATACATCTGTCATTGCGGCACAAATATCGCCAAAGTGGTAGATGTGGAGGATGTTGCCGAATGGGCAGGGAACCAACCCAATGTGGAAGTTTCCCGTGAGTACAAATTTATGTGCTCAAGCCTGGGGCAGGACTTGATCGAGGAAGATATCAAAGAAAAAGGCCTGACCCGCATCGTGGTGTCCTCCTGCTCACCACACATGCACGAAAAGACTTTCCGTACAGCCTGCGAACGAGGCGGCTTGAATCCCTTCTTGGTCGAAATGGCTAATATCCGCGAGCACAATTCCTGGACGACAGATGATAAAGTTGCGGCAACACAAAAAGCCAAAGCGCTGACCAACGCAGCCATCGAGCGCGTGGTCCACCATCAACCCCTGGAGCAACTCCCGGTAGAGATCAACCCCAATACGCTGGTTGTCGGCGGCGGCATCGCCGGCATCACGGCTGCCCTGGAACTCGCCAATGGCGGTCGCCATGTTTATCTGGTTGAAAGAGAACCTTCCATCGGCGGCCACATGGCACAACTCGATAAAACCTTCCCCACCCTGGACTGTTCAGCCTGCATCCTAACCCCCAAAATGGTCGATGTCGGACAGCATCCCAACATCACCCTGCTCACCTGGAGCGAAGTTGAAAAAGTGGATGGGTTCATTGGCAATTTCACCGTCAATATTCGCAAAAAAGCTCGCTATGTCAATGAGGAACACTGCACAGGCTGCGGCATCTGTATTGAAAAATGTCCCTTCAATGTTGTTGACGATATTTTCGAGGCCGGTATGGGAGATCGCAAAGTTATTTACCGTCCCTTCCCTCAAGCGGTGCCGAAATACCCCGTCATTGACAAAGAAAATTGTGTTTACTTCCAAAAAGGTAAATGCAAGGCCTGCGAGAAATTCTGTCCTACAGAACCCAACTCGATTGAATTCGACCAAGAAGATGAAATTCTCACCGTTGATGTGGGCAATATCATCCTTGCGACAGGTTTCCAGCTTTTCGATTCGACCAACATTCCGCAATACGGCTATGGTCGCCTGCAAAATGTCTTCACCGGCATCGAATTCGAGCGCATGGTCAACGCTTCTGGGCCAACCGATGGCAAAATCGTCTTGCGTGACAAAAAGACCGCGCCGAAGAGCGTGGCGATCATCCACTGCGTTGGTTCGCGTGACGAAAATTATCACAAGTACTGCTCCAAGATTTGCTGCATGTACTCGCTGAAATTTGCCCATCTGGTTCACGAGCGCATCCCCGACGCTGAAGTCTATAACTGCTATATCGACATGCGCACACCGGGCAAAGGCTACGAAGAGTTCTACAACCGGCTGCTCGAAGAGGGCACCCACTTCATCCGCGGCAAAGTGGCCGAAGTCACCAACGCCGCCCGCAAACCCGAAGAAGAGGGCAAACTCATCGTCCAGGTCGAAGACACGTTGATTGGCCGCCAACGGCGCGTGCCTGTGGATATGGTCATCCTCAGCCCCGCAATGGAGGCTCAACCCGACTCGAAAGGAATTTCCCAACTCTTCAAGATGGGCTGCGACTTCGATGGCTTCTTCACCGAACGCCACCCCAAGCTGGACCCGGTTGCCACAATGACTGATGGCATCCTGATCGCGGGCGCCTGTCAAGGCCCGAAAGATGTTCCCGATAGTGTGGCACAAGGCGCAGCTGCAGCCGCTCGCGTGGCCGGGTTGATCAACCTCGGCACAGTGATGATGGAACCCGTACGCGCCTCCATCCATCAGGAAGAATGCTCCGGTTGCCGAATCTGCAACAATATGTGCCCTTACAATGCCATCGTCTTCCATGCCGATCGAAAGGTTTCCGAGGTGATCACCGCACTCTGCCAGGGTTGCGGCACCTGTGTGGCCGCCTGCCCCAGTGGCATCATCAGCGGCGCTCACTTCACCAACGACCAACTATTCTCCCAAATCGAGGGCATTTTGTGGGACGTGCGTCCTGAAAAGGAGCTGGTATCCGCGTAG
- a CDS encoding CoB--CoM heterodisulfide reductase iron-sulfur subunit B family protein — MKKFAYFPGCSLEKLALSYNNSSVETSRMLGVELQELEDWNCCGATTYFHVDQLLAYTLVARNLAMAEKEGLDLVAPCSACYKNAYFTNKYIKEDADLAEHINYALEEDDLQFQGKINVHHVIEIFVNEIGVEEVAAKVTNPLEGLRVAPYYGCQIVRPKHNGMESENPQFFEALVSAMGAEAVDFPERLRCCGGSLIMTSRHAALDMVRTLLQSAVNCGTDVIATACPLCQVNLECYQLQVNDEFGTNFKLPVLYFTQLLGLAMGLPPKKIGIGSELVSVAPFFKKYLSKQVS, encoded by the coding sequence ATGAAGAAGTTTGCCTACTTCCCCGGATGTTCTCTCGAAAAGTTGGCGCTAAGCTATAACAACTCTTCGGTTGAAACCAGCCGTATGCTTGGGGTAGAACTTCAGGAATTGGAAGACTGGAATTGCTGTGGCGCGACCACTTACTTCCATGTTGACCAACTGCTGGCCTACACGCTGGTAGCCCGCAACCTGGCCATGGCCGAAAAAGAAGGCCTGGACCTGGTGGCCCCGTGCAGCGCCTGCTACAAAAATGCATACTTCACCAATAAGTACATCAAAGAAGATGCCGATCTGGCGGAACATATCAATTACGCCCTCGAAGAAGACGATCTCCAATTCCAGGGCAAAATCAATGTCCATCATGTAATTGAAATCTTCGTTAATGAAATCGGCGTTGAAGAGGTGGCCGCCAAGGTCACTAATCCGCTCGAAGGGTTGCGCGTGGCCCCCTACTATGGGTGCCAGATCGTGCGCCCGAAACATAACGGCATGGAATCTGAAAATCCTCAGTTCTTTGAGGCATTGGTTTCTGCGATGGGCGCCGAAGCGGTTGATTTCCCCGAAAGGCTGCGCTGTTGCGGCGGTTCGCTGATTATGACCAGCCGCCATGCCGCGCTCGATATGGTGCGAACCCTTTTACAAAGCGCGGTCAATTGCGGCACCGATGTGATTGCAACTGCATGTCCGTTATGCCAGGTCAATCTGGAATGCTACCAACTACAAGTCAACGATGAGTTCGGCACAAACTTCAAATTGCCGGTACTCTACTTTACCCAACTGCTCGGTTTGGCAATGGGCCTTCCACCCAAGAAGATCGGTATAGGCAGCGAACTTGTATCGGTTGCGCCTTTTTTCAAAAAATACCTTAGCAAGCAAGTCAGTTGA
- a CDS encoding response regulator, whose protein sequence is MAQTRLLIIDDDPDYVDGIKAILEKADYQVDAAYNPKEGFAALDAQTYDLILLDVMMGRGAEGVMVARKLNKDPVLRNIPVLIITGIREQMAFLFPGQPVHPRILPTDELLEKPVDPKLLLEKVDALLKEAAAKKARGEQE, encoded by the coding sequence ATGGCCCAGACGAGGTTATTAATCATAGACGATGATCCCGATTATGTGGATGGGATCAAAGCGATTCTCGAAAAAGCAGATTATCAAGTTGATGCGGCCTACAATCCAAAAGAAGGCTTCGCGGCGCTGGATGCGCAAACCTACGACCTGATCTTGCTCGATGTTATGATGGGCAGAGGCGCAGAGGGCGTCATGGTAGCTCGCAAGCTCAACAAGGATCCTGTCTTGCGGAATATCCCGGTTTTGATTATCACCGGCATTCGCGAACAAATGGCCTTCCTCTTCCCAGGCCAGCCTGTGCATCCGCGCATCCTCCCCACAGATGAATTGCTCGAAAAACCTGTGGACCCGAAACTGCTTTTAGAGAAAGTTGATGCTCTGCTCAAAGAGGCAGCAGCGAAAAAAGCGCGTGGAGAACAGGAATAA
- a CDS encoding response regulator, protein MDEKAKILIIDDEEIIRDSCIHILAKGNYEIATAENGMAGLALLDEFHPDLVLVDLKMPGLSGYEVLDKIHEFDATIVTIVITGFATIDAAVESMKKGTFDFLPKPFKPDELRLIVRRGLDRRTLMIETIALRREKEMLREHFAAIVSHELKSPLGAVQTNLFVLADDLKDKLSAEQIEKLERLQTRIADLVKLVNTWLRAISVDINSIRENFEPVAIPAVIEKAMENIQNHAIRKDIDVRVNVAESLSLVNGDEGTLVEAVANIAGNAVKYTHIGGRVSVTAEEHDDDILISVSDNGVGIAAEDIPNLFEDFYVGKSKTDGERRSGVGLAITRRIIEAHNGNITVESKLGEGSTFVIQLPVLG, encoded by the coding sequence ATGGATGAGAAAGCCAAAATACTCATCATTGACGACGAGGAAATTATCCGCGATTCTTGCATCCATATTTTGGCAAAAGGCAATTATGAAATTGCCACTGCTGAAAACGGCATGGCAGGACTTGCTTTATTGGATGAATTTCACCCCGATCTGGTTTTGGTTGATCTGAAAATGCCCGGTTTATCGGGTTATGAGGTGCTCGACAAAATCCACGAATTTGATGCCACAATTGTGACAATCGTTATCACTGGCTTTGCAACCATTGATGCCGCGGTTGAATCGATGAAAAAAGGCACATTCGATTTTCTCCCCAAGCCTTTCAAGCCCGATGAACTACGGCTGATTGTGCGCAGAGGCTTAGACCGGAGAACATTAATGATCGAAACAATTGCCCTGCGCCGAGAAAAAGAAATGCTGCGCGAACATTTTGCGGCAATTGTCTCCCACGAGCTAAAGTCTCCCCTCGGGGCCGTACAGACCAACCTATTTGTCCTGGCCGATGACTTAAAAGACAAGCTCAGCGCTGAGCAAATCGAAAAACTTGAACGCCTGCAAACGCGCATCGCTGATCTCGTCAAATTGGTAAACACATGGCTGCGAGCCATTTCTGTAGATATAAATAGCATTCGTGAGAATTTTGAACCCGTAGCCATCCCCGCCGTGATTGAAAAGGCGATGGAGAATATTCAGAATCATGCCATTCGCAAAGATATTGATGTTCGTGTAAATGTCGCTGAATCGCTCAGTTTGGTCAATGGCGACGAGGGCACCCTGGTTGAGGCAGTAGCCAATATTGCCGGCAATGCCGTCAAATACACACATATTGGCGGGCGCGTTTCTGTAACCGCTGAAGAGCATGACGACGATATTCTCATCTCGGTAAGTGATAACGGCGTAGGTATCGCCGCAGAGGATATCCCTAATTTGTTTGAAGATTTTTATGTTGGCAAATCAAAAACAGATGGTGAAAGGAGGAGTGGTGTCGGATTAGCAATAACCCGGCGGATTATTGAAGCTCACAACGGAAATATCACTGTCGAAAGCAAACTGGGCGAAGGCAGCACGTTTGTAATCCAACTGCCCGTACTCGGTTAA